One genomic segment of Acinetobacter oleivorans DR1 includes these proteins:
- the cysN gene encoding sulfate adenylyltransferase subunit CysN codes for MSHQSELISQDILTYLKQHEQKDLLRFLTCGNVDDGKSTLIGRLLYDSKLIYEDQLQAVTRDSKKVGTTGDAPDLALLVDGLQAEREQGITIDVAYRYFSTEKRKFIIADTPGHEQYTRNMATGASTADLAIILIDARYGVQTQTRRHTFIASLLGIKNIVVAINKMDLVEYSPERFTEIQIEYDAFVSQLGDRRPANIQFVPISALNGDNVVNVSEHTAWYKGQTLMSILESVEISRESNKHEFRFPVQYVNRPNLDFRGFAGTVALGEINVGDEIVALPSGKRSTVKEIVTFDGNLDQAIAGQAVTLTLNDEIDISRGNVLVRAGEQPLISRSVRASVVWMNEHPLVKGKLYNVKIGTQTVPAKVTNIHYRVNVNTLEHTQVEELELNAIADVVVEFDAPVVFDQYQDSRYTGSFIFIDRLSNVTVGAGMVESAVEWTAHSNPVTAEDRAARLGQKPAVIGISAQLIEKAQVLESLLIQQGVVAIAKANLTAEQITLLRETGVVVITTAVDGTDTEVTAETVEEAAEKVVELVRL; via the coding sequence ATGTCTCATCAATCAGAATTAATCAGTCAAGATATCTTGACCTATTTAAAGCAACATGAACAAAAAGACCTTCTGCGTTTTTTGACTTGCGGTAACGTAGATGATGGAAAAAGTACACTTATTGGGCGTCTACTCTACGATTCAAAATTGATTTACGAAGATCAATTACAAGCTGTAACGCGCGATAGTAAAAAAGTAGGAACCACAGGTGATGCACCAGACTTGGCATTACTTGTAGATGGCTTACAAGCTGAGCGTGAGCAAGGTATTACCATTGATGTGGCTTACCGCTATTTCTCAACTGAAAAGCGTAAGTTTATTATTGCTGATACCCCAGGACATGAGCAATATACGCGTAACATGGCAACAGGTGCGTCAACTGCTGATCTTGCAATTATCTTGATTGATGCGCGTTATGGTGTGCAAACTCAAACTCGTCGCCATACGTTTATTGCTAGTTTACTTGGTATTAAAAATATCGTTGTTGCTATCAATAAAATGGACTTGGTTGAGTACTCTCCTGAACGTTTCACTGAAATTCAGATTGAATATGATGCTTTCGTAAGCCAATTGGGTGACCGCCGTCCAGCTAATATTCAGTTTGTACCGATTTCTGCTTTAAATGGTGATAACGTAGTAAATGTTTCTGAGCATACAGCTTGGTACAAGGGTCAAACCTTGATGAGCATTCTTGAATCTGTGGAAATTAGTCGTGAATCAAACAAACACGAATTCCGTTTCCCTGTTCAATATGTGAACCGTCCAAACCTCGATTTCCGTGGTTTCGCTGGTACTGTCGCTTTAGGTGAAATCAATGTTGGTGATGAAATTGTTGCATTACCATCAGGTAAGCGCTCAACAGTTAAAGAAATCGTAACATTCGATGGAAATCTGGACCAAGCTATTGCGGGTCAAGCAGTTACATTAACATTGAATGATGAAATTGATATTAGCCGTGGAAACGTATTAGTACGTGCAGGCGAACAACCATTAATTTCTCGCAGTGTTCGTGCTTCAGTAGTATGGATGAATGAACATCCACTGGTGAAAGGCAAGTTGTACAACGTTAAGATTGGTACTCAAACGGTCCCTGCCAAAGTAACTAACATTCACTATCGTGTGAATGTGAATACGCTTGAGCATACTCAAGTTGAAGAGCTTGAATTAAATGCAATTGCAGATGTTGTTGTTGAGTTTGATGCACCAGTCGTATTTGATCAATATCAAGACTCACGATACACAGGTTCATTTATTTTCATTGATCGTTTAAGCAATGTAACGGTTGGTGCGGGTATGGTTGAGTCTGCGGTAGAGTGGACTGCACATAGCAATCCAGTTACTGCTGAAGATCGTGCTGCACGTTTAGGTCAAAAACCTGCGGTGATTGGGATTTCTGCACAGTTAATCGAGAAAGCTCAAGTTTTAGAGAGTTTATTGATCCAACAAGGTGTAGTTGCGATTGCAAAAGCCAACTTAACTGCTGAGCAAATTACTTTATTGCGTGAGACAGGTGTTGTGGTTATCACTACGGCTGTGGATGGCACAGATACAGAAGTCACTGCTGAAACCGTTGAAGAGGCAGCTGAAAAAGTTGTGGAATTAGTCCGTCTTTAA
- a CDS encoding isocitrate lyase produces the protein MTTYQTAIDAIRELKAKFGSTWRDISPEDAARMQMQNQFKTGLDIAKYTAAIMRRDMAAYDADSSKYTQSLGCWHGFIAQQKMIANKKYFGTTERRYIYLSGWMVAALRSEFGPLPDQSMHEKTSVPALIEEIYTFLRQADAKELNDLFRALKKANEAGDTAKAAEITAQIDGFQTHIVPIIADIDAGFGNEEATYLLARKMIEAGACALQIENQVSDAKQCGHQAGKVTVPHEDFIAKIHALRYAFLEMGLDDGIIVARTDSEGADLTQKIPVVKEPGDIASQYISYLDTVEIDIADAQEDEILIKRNGKLHRPKRLASGLYQFRADTQIDRVVLDCVSSLQNGADLLWIETATPNVEEIAHMVNRVKEVVPNAKLVYNNSPSFNWTLNFRQQAYDRWVAEGKDVSAYDRAKLMSAEYDNTELAADADAKIRTFQADASREAGVFHHLITLPTYHTAALSTHELAQGYFGSEGMLAYVAGVQRKEIRGGIACVKHQAMAGSDIGDDHKEIFSGDNALKAHDDAKNTMNQFAAH, from the coding sequence ATGACTACATATCAAACAGCGATTGATGCAATCCGCGAACTAAAAGCAAAATTCGGTAGCACTTGGCGCGATATTAGCCCAGAAGATGCTGCACGTATGCAAATGCAAAACCAATTCAAAACTGGTTTAGATATTGCTAAATATACAGCTGCGATTATGCGTCGTGATATGGCTGCTTATGATGCTGACTCTAGCAAATACACTCAATCATTAGGTTGCTGGCACGGTTTTATCGCACAACAAAAAATGATTGCGAACAAAAAATACTTCGGTACGACTGAACGTCGCTATATCTACCTTTCTGGTTGGATGGTTGCTGCTCTTCGTTCAGAATTTGGTCCACTTCCTGACCAATCTATGCACGAAAAAACTTCGGTACCTGCATTAATCGAAGAAATCTACACTTTCTTACGTCAAGCTGACGCAAAAGAATTAAACGATTTATTCCGTGCGCTTAAAAAAGCAAACGAAGCTGGTGATACTGCTAAAGCTGCTGAAATCACTGCTCAAATCGACGGCTTCCAAACTCACATTGTGCCAATTATTGCTGACATCGATGCTGGTTTCGGTAACGAAGAAGCGACTTACTTACTTGCTCGTAAAATGATTGAAGCTGGTGCTTGTGCTCTTCAAATCGAAAACCAAGTATCTGATGCTAAACAATGTGGTCACCAAGCTGGTAAAGTAACTGTTCCACACGAAGACTTCATCGCTAAAATCCATGCATTACGTTATGCATTCTTAGAAATGGGTCTTGATGACGGTATCATCGTTGCGCGTACTGACTCAGAAGGCGCTGACTTGACTCAAAAAATCCCAGTGGTTAAAGAGCCAGGTGATATCGCATCTCAATACATCAGCTACTTAGATACTGTTGAAATTGATATTGCTGATGCTCAAGAAGACGAAATCTTGATCAAACGTAATGGTAAATTACACCGTCCTAAGCGTTTAGCTTCTGGTTTATATCAGTTCCGTGCTGACACACAAATTGATCGTGTTGTACTTGACTGTGTATCTAGCCTTCAAAACGGTGCTGACCTTCTTTGGATCGAAACTGCGACTCCAAACGTAGAAGAAATCGCACACATGGTTAATCGTGTTAAAGAAGTTGTTCCAAATGCTAAGCTTGTTTATAACAACAGCCCATCATTCAACTGGACTTTAAACTTCCGTCAACAAGCTTACGACCGTTGGGTTGCTGAAGGTAAAGACGTTTCTGCATATGACCGTGCTAAATTAATGAGCGCTGAATATGATAATACTGAATTAGCTGCTGATGCAGACGCTAAGATCCGTACATTCCAAGCAGATGCTTCTCGTGAAGCAGGTGTGTTCCATCACTTGATCACACTTCCGACTTACCACACTGCTGCTCTTTCTACACATGAGCTTGCACAAGGTTACTTCGGTTCTGAAGGTATGTTGGCTTATGTTGCTGGCGTACAACGTAAAGAAATCCGTGGTGGTATCGCTTGTGTTAAACACCAAGCAATGGCGGGTTCTGACATCGGTGATGATCACAAAGAAATCTTCTCTGGTGACAACGCTCTTAAAGCACATGATGATGCTAAAAACACAATGAACCAATTCGCAGCTCACTAA
- a CDS encoding copper resistance protein NlpE: MKKTLLSVALVSALLVACSKNENKADTTTQASAPAQTTEANNNAVDTAHTAENSLDWNGTYKGTLPCADCEGIKTDLELKDDKTYELTETYLGKGDKKPFETHGTFTFDKDNTSVITLDDKGQNRKFFIGENTATALDMEGKKIEGSLAEHYVLKK; the protein is encoded by the coding sequence CACTTGTAAGTGCCCTTCTTGTTGCTTGTAGCAAAAACGAAAATAAAGCCGATACAACAACACAAGCTTCTGCTCCAGCACAAACTACTGAAGCGAATAACAATGCAGTAGATACTGCTCATACAGCTGAAAACTCACTAGATTGGAATGGCACATATAAAGGCACTCTTCCATGTGCAGACTGTGAAGGCATCAAAACTGATTTAGAGTTAAAAGATGATAAAACTTATGAATTGACTGAAACTTATCTTGGCAAAGGTGATAAGAAACCATTTGAAACCCATGGTACATTTACTTTTGACAAAGATAATACTTCAGTCATTACATTAGATGATAAAGGACAAAACCGTAAATTCTTTATTGGTGAAAATACGGCAACTGCTTTAGATATGGAAGGTAAGAAAATTGAAGGCTCTTTAGCTGAGCATTATGTTTTGAAAAAATAA
- a CDS encoding LysR family transcriptional regulator, whose product MNLERVDLNLLIYLDVLLREKNVTRAAEQLGVTQPAMSNILRRLRNLFNDPLLIRSSEGMTPTERALELQPRIRDALSDLSMILEPRTEFRPYTSNRVFRIMTSDYAEATLVPRLVKALRSEAPNVVLDFLTPSDVSYRDMEQGKVDLAINRFNEIPQSFHQVLVWRDSFSCILNDKHPAVTHLNLKSYLDAQHIWVSKTGMGVGFGVNPDKQGGLGWIDQALERIGQRRKISVFTRHYQMPALLAQNVDLIATLPTRMARLQTQNPKLVIKDPPFYIPEFELKMAWCPLLHHHPAHRWLRQLILFVARQMIEEENREFLTNNSQFSHY is encoded by the coding sequence ATGAATCTGGAGCGAGTAGATCTTAATCTATTAATATATCTTGATGTACTTCTTCGTGAAAAAAATGTTACACGCGCAGCCGAACAGCTTGGGGTAACTCAGCCTGCAATGAGTAATATTTTACGTCGTTTGCGTAATTTATTTAATGACCCCCTTCTTATCCGCTCGTCCGAAGGCATGACTCCAACAGAACGCGCACTTGAATTACAGCCTCGTATTCGTGATGCCCTTTCTGATCTCTCCATGATTTTGGAACCCCGTACCGAATTCCGCCCTTATACAAGTAATCGCGTTTTCCGCATTATGACATCTGACTATGCTGAGGCAACTTTAGTTCCTCGTCTTGTCAAAGCGCTCCGCTCTGAAGCTCCAAACGTTGTTCTTGATTTTCTTACACCGAGTGATGTGTCTTATAGAGATATGGAACAAGGTAAAGTTGATCTTGCAATTAATAGATTTAATGAAATACCGCAAAGTTTCCATCAGGTTTTAGTTTGGCGTGATAGTTTCAGTTGTATTTTGAACGATAAACACCCTGCTGTAACCCATTTGAATCTTAAAAGTTATCTAGATGCGCAACATATCTGGGTTTCTAAAACAGGTATGGGTGTAGGTTTTGGTGTAAACCCCGACAAACAAGGTGGTTTAGGCTGGATTGATCAAGCATTAGAACGTATTGGTCAACGTCGTAAAATTTCTGTATTTACTCGCCACTACCAAATGCCTGCATTACTTGCTCAAAATGTAGATCTTATTGCTACATTACCAACACGTATGGCACGCCTACAAACACAGAATCCTAAACTGGTTATAAAGGATCCTCCTTTTTATATTCCAGAGTTCGAACTTAAAATGGCTTGGTGTCCGTTGTTACATCATCACCCTGCTCATCGCTGGCTGCGCCAACTTATCTTATTTGTTGCTCGTCAAATGATTGAAGAAGAAAACCGTGAATTTCTAACCAATAATTCACAATTTTCTCACTATTAA
- a CDS encoding CitMHS family transporter has protein sequence MLTLLGVGMILCFMYLIMSKRLSPIIALILIPFIFSLVAWGLGHYFESLSHIELKGLSEMMLDGIKKLAPTGVMLLFAILYFALMIDAGLFDPPVKWILKKVKGDPLKITLGTVFLTTMVSLDGDGSTTYMICVAAMLPLYQRLGMNTLIMTALMLLCSGVMNLTPWGGPTARAASALQVDPSHIFVPMIIPMIISIGWLFFLAYLYGRYEQKRLGVIELETHHGDNITVSKDPEATRPHLRKVNMVLTILLMIALIKGILPMSVLFMIAFCIAMLINYPDVDMQKKRIAMHADSVLAVVGLIFAAGIFTGILSGTGMVEAMSKEFVAMIPPSMGPYLAPITALVSMPLTFFMSNDAFFYGVLPILAEAASHYGISAEAIARASIVGQPVHLLSPLVPSTYLLCGLAKVDFADHQKFTLKWAFITCMVLMGTALVIGVFPLFSTL, from the coding sequence ATGCTGACATTACTTGGTGTTGGCATGATTTTGTGCTTCATGTACTTAATCATGTCCAAACGTTTAAGCCCTATTATTGCTTTAATTCTCATCCCATTTATTTTTTCTCTTGTTGCCTGGGGCCTAGGTCACTACTTTGAAAGTTTAAGTCACATTGAACTCAAAGGTCTCAGTGAGATGATGCTGGATGGCATCAAAAAATTAGCGCCAACTGGCGTAATGCTTTTATTCGCAATTTTATATTTTGCCTTAATGATCGATGCAGGTCTTTTCGATCCACCGGTTAAATGGATTTTAAAAAAGGTTAAAGGTGATCCTCTAAAAATCACACTAGGAACTGTGTTCTTAACCACAATGGTTTCTTTAGATGGTGATGGTTCTACAACCTATATGATTTGTGTAGCTGCAATGCTGCCACTTTATCAACGCTTAGGAATGAATACCCTCATCATGACTGCACTTATGCTGTTATGTAGTGGTGTAATGAACCTAACCCCATGGGGTGGCCCTACAGCTCGTGCTGCAAGCGCCCTGCAAGTTGACCCAAGCCACATTTTCGTACCAATGATTATCCCTATGATCATTAGTATTGGTTGGTTATTCTTCTTGGCATACTTATATGGTCGTTACGAGCAAAAACGTTTAGGCGTTATTGAACTTGAAACTCACCATGGTGATAACATTACTGTATCGAAAGATCCTGAAGCGACTCGCCCACATTTACGCAAAGTAAATATGGTGCTCACAATCCTTCTTATGATTGCTTTGATCAAAGGCATTTTGCCTATGTCTGTGTTGTTCATGATAGCGTTCTGTATTGCAATGCTCATTAACTACCCAGATGTTGATATGCAGAAAAAACGTATTGCAATGCATGCAGACAGTGTCTTAGCTGTTGTGGGCTTAATTTTCGCAGCAGGTATTTTCACAGGTATTTTATCTGGCACAGGTATGGTTGAGGCGATGTCTAAAGAATTCGTCGCAATGATTCCTCCAAGCATGGGTCCATACCTTGCACCGATCACAGCTTTAGTGAGTATGCCTTTGACCTTCTTTATGTCAAATGATGCTTTCTTCTATGGCGTTTTACCTATTCTTGCTGAAGCTGCTTCACATTATGGTATTAGTGCAGAAGCGATTGCTCGCGCTTCGATTGTAGGTCAACCTGTACACTTGCTATCACCTCTTGTTCCATCAACCTATTTGTTATGTGGTCTTGCTAAAGTCGATTTTGCCGACCATCAAAAGTTCACTTTAAAGTGGGCATTCATAACTTGTATGGTATTAATGGGTACTGCTTTAGTAATTGGTGTTTTCCCACTCTTTAGTACGCTTTAA
- a CDS encoding hemolysin family protein, whose amino-acid sequence MSLFQNIIIIVLLIIGAGFLSLTEIALAGARKVKLKILAEAGEERAQQVLDLQEQSADFFAASQIGLNAVAILGGILGEAAFRPYFVTLVDRFYTGPWTQTIGFALSFTLVTSLFILFADLMPKRLAMIAPEKIAISVINPIQVFIKICKPLAWGINAIANLLFRLFKVNTTREDNITFDDISAVMDAGAQAGVLQKQEHHFIENVFELEERNVPSSMTTRENVVYFTLNEHEDSIRQKLAEYPYSKFLVCNENIDQVIGYVDAKDFLVRILNNQSPTQLNESTIRTVLMIPDTLTLSELLDRFRSTKEKFAVVINEYALVVGVITLSDIMITVMGDWVTPIDEEQQIIKRDNNSWLIDGSTPIDDLRHALEIDEMPDEENYETLAGFMMYRLRKIPRPADFVEFGGYKFEVVDVDHFKIDQLLVTRILEQTEVHSSIDDN is encoded by the coding sequence GTGAGTCTCTTTCAAAATATCATTATCATCGTACTGCTTATCATCGGAGCAGGCTTTTTATCTTTAACTGAAATTGCACTAGCAGGTGCCAGAAAAGTTAAACTAAAAATTCTAGCCGAAGCGGGTGAAGAACGCGCCCAACAAGTACTAGATTTACAAGAACAATCTGCCGACTTTTTTGCAGCTTCTCAAATTGGCCTAAATGCAGTTGCAATTTTAGGCGGTATTTTGGGTGAAGCTGCTTTTCGTCCTTATTTCGTCACTTTAGTAGACCGCTTTTACACAGGCCCTTGGACACAAACGATCGGTTTTGCCCTCTCCTTTACCTTAGTGACCTCACTCTTTATTTTATTTGCCGATCTTATGCCAAAACGTTTGGCTATGATTGCACCTGAAAAAATTGCAATTAGTGTTATTAACCCAATTCAGGTTTTTATTAAGATTTGCAAACCTTTAGCTTGGGGAATTAACGCAATTGCCAACCTGCTATTCCGTTTGTTCAAAGTGAATACAACGCGAGAAGACAACATTACTTTTGATGATATTTCAGCAGTAATGGATGCAGGTGCTCAAGCAGGCGTACTTCAGAAACAAGAACATCACTTTATCGAGAATGTTTTTGAATTAGAAGAACGTAACGTACCTTCGAGCATGACTACACGTGAAAATGTTGTTTATTTCACTTTAAATGAACATGAAGATAGCATTCGCCAAAAATTAGCAGAGTATCCATATTCAAAATTTTTGGTATGTAATGAAAATATTGATCAAGTCATTGGTTACGTCGATGCCAAAGACTTTCTTGTTCGCATTTTAAACAACCAATCTCCAACTCAATTGAATGAATCAACCATTCGTACTGTCTTGATGATTCCTGACACCCTAACCCTCTCGGAATTACTTGATCGTTTCCGCTCTACGAAAGAAAAGTTTGCGGTTGTGATAAACGAATATGCGCTTGTCGTAGGTGTTATTACTTTAAGCGATATTATGATTACGGTTATGGGCGACTGGGTCACTCCAATTGATGAAGAGCAACAAATCATTAAACGTGATAATAACTCATGGTTAATTGATGGCAGCACACCAATTGATGACTTAAGACACGCACTTGAAATTGATGAAATGCCTGATGAAGAAAATTATGAAACTTTAGCAGGCTTCATGATGTACCGCCTACGCAAAATTCCACGTCCGGCAGATTTTGTAGAATTCGGTGGATACAAGTTTGAAGTAGTCGATGTCGATCATTTTAAAATTGACCAACTTCTTGTAACTCGAATTTTAGAACAAACTGAAGTACATTCATCAATTGATGACAACTGA
- a CDS encoding DUF2239 family protein has translation MAKMNTKITYTAFTGSTLIASDSLVELAKKLTDLPKTTENILIFNDQTGQQIDLDLSGSEQEFQQRYAEPEEIKKVGRPKLGVISREITLQKKHWDWLDQQSASASAVIRKLIDKELNNPNSEGNIMLAKQAIDRFMSAMLGNMPNYEEATRALYQGDRDIFLKMIQSYPKDLREYLTLKTQSIF, from the coding sequence ATGGCTAAAATGAATACTAAAATCACCTATACTGCTTTCACTGGAAGCACGCTTATTGCGAGCGACTCCCTAGTTGAACTTGCAAAAAAACTCACAGATCTTCCGAAAACAACGGAAAATATTCTGATTTTTAATGATCAAACAGGTCAACAAATTGATCTTGATCTTTCTGGTTCGGAACAAGAATTTCAACAACGTTATGCTGAACCGGAAGAAATTAAAAAAGTTGGACGACCTAAACTCGGAGTAATTTCTCGTGAAATCACTTTACAGAAAAAACATTGGGATTGGTTAGATCAACAAAGTGCGAGTGCATCAGCAGTAATTCGTAAGTTGATTGATAAAGAGTTAAATAACCCAAATTCTGAAGGTAATATTATGCTCGCTAAACAAGCCATCGACCGTTTTATGTCTGCCATGTTGGGTAATATGCCAAATTACGAAGAAGCAACACGCGCCTTATATCAAGGCGACCGTGATATATTTTTAAAGATGATTCAGAGCTATCCTAAAGATTTAAGAGAATATTTAACTTTAAAAACTCAAAGTATTTTCTAA